The Geotalea uraniireducens Rf4 genome window below encodes:
- a CDS encoding glycosyltransferase family 2 protein, with the protein MAYNNTFPSISIVTPSFNQGEFLEKCIDSILSQNYPNLEYIIMDGGSSDNSIEIIKKYEKYLTYWQSKPDGGHYAALNEGFKRSNGEVMGWLNSDDMFHPGGLFVLAEIFSEMPEVNVLTGRRVGFDAMGHLNSYGIERQTWSREILLDQSYVHRYAFIMQEATYWRRSLWEKAGEGLDLSFELAADFELWLRFSRHAQIHTVDALIAGFRFYGPAQRSQIMRDEYIRECESAIESEKSVRSDNLDLDAIAPPLIKYPPSGSTMQIFVKNPPPKFSIVTPSFNQGEFLEECIDSVLGQNYPNLEFIIMDGGSTDKSVDIIKKYEKHLVYWQSQPDGGQYNAINDGFKKTSGEIMAWLNSDDKYHHVAFYKVAYSFSRFRNIEWLTGRPAFWDKDGDMCGVFDYLPGYNRVKILNKAYNDPFIQQESTFWKRSLWQRAGGELRTDLDYAGDLELWNRFFRHAELYTVDTLLGGYRSHGNQKAALFMDRYVAESEKILDEEMVLYRKNGEAGLSSAPDPVSISAREVKAYIDDIYSVSNSKPFTLSDDSDRVIACLLRKVEELRHVSAQLACCEADSTAQNELHAMRNSLSWRLTKPLRCLADRLRR; encoded by the coding sequence ATGGCATACAATAATACTTTCCCATCTATATCAATAGTCACCCCTTCTTTCAACCAGGGGGAATTTCTGGAGAAGTGTATCGACTCCATACTTTCCCAGAATTACCCCAACCTCGAATACATAATCATGGATGGAGGGAGCAGCGATAATTCCATCGAAATTATTAAAAAATACGAAAAATACCTGACTTACTGGCAGAGTAAGCCTGATGGCGGGCACTATGCTGCGTTAAACGAAGGCTTTAAAAGATCGAATGGCGAAGTCATGGGTTGGTTGAACTCCGACGATATGTTTCATCCTGGCGGTCTTTTTGTCCTGGCTGAAATCTTTTCCGAGATGCCGGAGGTCAACGTCCTCACAGGGAGACGGGTCGGTTTTGATGCTATGGGACACCTGAATTCCTACGGCATTGAACGGCAAACATGGAGCAGGGAGATCCTGCTAGATCAAAGCTATGTCCACAGATATGCCTTCATCATGCAGGAGGCCACCTATTGGCGGCGCAGTCTCTGGGAAAAGGCCGGGGAGGGGCTTGACTTGTCCTTCGAGCTGGCAGCGGATTTTGAGCTGTGGCTTAGATTCTCCAGGCATGCCCAGATCCATACCGTTGACGCACTGATCGCCGGGTTCAGGTTCTACGGCCCAGCGCAGCGCTCGCAGATAATGCGCGACGAATACATTCGTGAATGCGAGAGTGCCATAGAAAGTGAAAAGTCTGTCAGGAGCGATAACCTTGATTTGGACGCCATCGCCCCACCCTTGATAAAATATCCGCCATCCGGTTCAACCATGCAGATTTTTGTAAAAAATCCCCCGCCGAAATTCTCCATAGTCACCCCATCCTTTAATCAGGGCGAATTCCTCGAAGAGTGCATCGATTCCGTACTGGGGCAGAATTACCCCAATCTCGAATTCATCATAATGGATGGAGGCAGTACTGATAAGTCGGTTGATATTATAAAAAAGTACGAAAAACACCTTGTATACTGGCAGAGCCAGCCGGATGGGGGCCAGTATAACGCCATAAATGACGGCTTCAAAAAAACTAGCGGCGAGATAATGGCGTGGCTGAATTCAGATGACAAGTACCACCACGTTGCGTTTTACAAGGTTGCCTATTCATTTTCCCGATTCAGAAACATCGAGTGGCTGACCGGCCGTCCCGCCTTTTGGGATAAAGATGGCGATATGTGCGGTGTTTTTGATTATTTACCCGGCTATAACCGGGTAAAGATATTGAACAAGGCATACAACGACCCGTTCATACAGCAGGAAAGTACCTTCTGGAAAAGGTCTCTCTGGCAAAGGGCAGGGGGAGAGCTTCGCACTGATCTGGATTACGCGGGAGACCTGGAACTGTGGAACCGTTTTTTCCGCCATGCCGAACTTTATACGGTGGACACTCTCCTTGGCGGCTATCGTTCTCATGGCAATCAGAAGGCAGCGCTCTTCATGGACAGGTATGTGGCAGAGTCCGAAAAAATACTCGATGAAGAAATGGTACTGTACCGGAAGAACGGTGAAGCCGGGTTGTCGTCTGCACCGGACCCGGTTTCGATATCAGCGCGTGAGGTTAAGGCATATATTGACGACATTTATTCGGTCAGCAATTCAAAACCTTTCACTCTTTCCGATGATTCTGATCGTGTCATTGCCTGTCTTTTGCGCAAAGTCGAGGAGTTAAGGCATGTTTCAGCGCAACTAGCATGCTGTGAAGCGGACAGTACTGCCCAAAACGAACTTCATGCAATGAGAAATTCTCTCAGCTGGCGTCTGACCAAGCCCCTAAGATGTTTGGCGGACAGGTTAAGACGGTGA
- a CDS encoding glycosyltransferase family 9 protein, whose amino-acid sequence MPKIQEANKILIPRFDTFGDIILLANFIDSLLERLPHAEITMLVRDGYDQLAPVLSPRLRWITTSLFPYANYDPLDRLHVDALLKRLGETSWDLLLNTAYTRTWLDSIINASVHADKSIAIGDNRRLEESHTKVLDVFGLRGKACWDYYVPVSGTSHETDKYKILYETLFDEPPHTQLTGLSLGSESLVEAESVLLENGLSLQEYFVCLPGGGQNVPIKMWPLERFVDVILWACEKFSLKVLLVGQENERELLQNISGMLHDRGGSSSLWTGKAGQLPLLLAILSKASFYLGNDSGPMHMASAVGIPVVGIFGGGYWPRFLPVGNRAIAVAGDLPCFGCTWECPFIDAPCVRLVEVEDVKKALMLAYKGESPKQSVVFAEHKESAEVKELMLKQYANFMDYKNAQLLHSMQDKNLTEGVQSQIGTLCERYQKLFEWIIKIFKWK is encoded by the coding sequence GTGCCTAAAATTCAAGAAGCTAATAAAATACTGATTCCCCGATTTGACACCTTTGGCGACATCATTCTTCTGGCCAATTTTATAGATTCATTACTTGAACGACTTCCGCATGCAGAAATAACGATGTTAGTCAGGGATGGGTATGATCAGTTAGCTCCAGTTCTTTCGCCTCGTCTTCGCTGGATCACTACTAGTCTTTTCCCTTACGCGAATTATGATCCCCTTGATCGCCTTCATGTTGATGCTTTGCTGAAGAGGCTTGGTGAGACGTCGTGGGATTTGCTCCTTAATACTGCATATACTCGTACTTGGCTTGACTCAATCATTAATGCCAGTGTGCATGCTGATAAGAGTATAGCTATTGGAGATAATCGGAGATTAGAGGAAAGTCATACCAAAGTACTGGACGTTTTCGGCTTGAGAGGCAAGGCTTGTTGGGATTATTATGTTCCAGTTAGTGGTACAAGTCATGAGACGGACAAATATAAAATCTTGTATGAGACTCTTTTCGATGAGCCCCCCCACACACAGCTGACGGGATTGTCGCTAGGTTCTGAATCGTTGGTTGAAGCGGAGTCTGTTCTTCTTGAGAACGGACTTAGCTTACAAGAATATTTCGTCTGCTTGCCGGGCGGCGGACAGAATGTGCCTATCAAGATGTGGCCTCTTGAACGATTTGTAGACGTGATACTTTGGGCCTGTGAAAAGTTTTCCCTAAAGGTTTTGTTAGTTGGTCAGGAGAACGAACGTGAACTTTTGCAAAATATTTCCGGGATGTTACATGATCGAGGGGGTAGTTCATCACTCTGGACTGGAAAGGCTGGGCAGCTGCCGTTGTTGTTGGCCATTTTAAGCAAGGCATCATTCTATCTTGGGAATGATTCTGGGCCCATGCATATGGCTTCTGCTGTCGGTATTCCAGTTGTCGGTATTTTCGGAGGGGGGTATTGGCCGAGGTTTCTTCCCGTCGGGAATAGAGCAATAGCGGTTGCAGGAGATTTACCTTGCTTCGGCTGTACATGGGAATGCCCGTTTATCGACGCACCTTGTGTAAGATTGGTTGAGGTAGAGGATGTGAAAAAAGCGCTGATGTTGGCGTACAAGGGTGAATCTCCGAAACAATCGGTCGTTTTTGCTGAGCATAAGGAAAGTGCCGAGGTGAAAGAGTTAATGCTTAAACAGTATGCCAATTTTATGGACTATAAAAACGCCCAATTACTTCATTCAATGCAAGATAAGAATTTAACCGAGGGGGTACAATCCCAAATCGGTACTCTATGTGAAAGATATCAAAAATTATTTGAATGGATAATCAAAATATTTAAATGGAAATAG
- a CDS encoding class I SAM-dependent methyltransferase, protein MSDLELISCWCGSGELIPFSEHYNRCSQCNTLVSRFRKTEDFYKGGDSTDDLYGKEYWTKHVKKLGFPDIYERSRSDLTERSVYWLRSILQYKLPPARTLELGCAHGGSVYLQRQAGYDASGAEMSNWLCEFARTTFDVPMYCGGIEKIDVQPGTLDAVIFMDVLEHFPDPVQVLSRIVSTLKEDGIAVIQTPCWRSVAKTYHEMKADNEMFLLHLKEDEHLYLFNEDSVRLLLSRVGLTNVAFETPIFAYDMFIFAGKHPLTKHDKAEVSQTLMQDPYKRAILALLDTYNKLELCEEGAQTRIAELEMALGKLQSELLTTRQHERSLDKVLNSFTWRLTAPFRRICDKLRRDR, encoded by the coding sequence TTGAGTGATTTAGAGTTAATCTCATGTTGGTGTGGTTCTGGCGAACTTATCCCCTTTTCCGAACATTACAATCGTTGTTCACAATGCAATACTCTTGTGAGTCGTTTTCGTAAAACAGAAGATTTCTACAAGGGGGGAGATTCTACCGACGATCTCTATGGCAAAGAATACTGGACGAAGCATGTCAAAAAACTCGGATTCCCTGATATTTATGAACGATCACGGTCAGATCTTACTGAACGAAGTGTCTACTGGTTAAGAAGTATACTGCAATACAAACTACCTCCTGCAAGAACCCTCGAACTAGGATGCGCTCACGGTGGCTCGGTTTATCTTCAGCGCCAAGCGGGATATGATGCTTCTGGTGCTGAAATGAGCAATTGGCTGTGCGAATTTGCTCGGACTACGTTCGATGTCCCGATGTATTGTGGCGGCATTGAAAAAATTGATGTTCAACCTGGGACACTTGATGCTGTTATATTTATGGATGTACTTGAGCACTTTCCCGATCCTGTGCAGGTATTGAGCCGAATTGTGTCAACTTTAAAGGAAGACGGGATTGCGGTCATTCAAACGCCATGCTGGCGCAGTGTTGCCAAGACATATCATGAGATGAAAGCTGATAATGAGATGTTCCTGCTTCATTTGAAAGAAGACGAACATCTCTACCTTTTTAATGAAGATTCAGTCCGCCTTCTCCTCTCTCGTGTTGGTTTAACTAATGTAGCATTTGAAACACCAATATTTGCATATGATATGTTCATCTTTGCTGGTAAGCATCCTTTAACAAAACATGATAAGGCTGAAGTAAGTCAGACGCTAATGCAGGACCCTTATAAAAGAGCTATTCTGGCCCTTTTGGACACATATAATAAGCTTGAGTTATGCGAGGAAGGTGCACAGACTCGAATTGCTGAGCTTGAAATGGCATTGGGCAAACTTCAGTCAGAGTTGCTTACAACGCGACAGCATGAAAGGTCTTTAGATAAAGTACTGAACAGTTTTACTTGGAGGCTAACCGCGCCATTTCGCAGAATTTGTGATAAGTTGCGGAGAGATCGTTAG
- a CDS encoding class I SAM-dependent methyltransferase, which translates to MLLDETKLLTVDSIMNGYDLVSKLYPFIPSMSIWRACEYAAYKRYSLPEPILDVGCGDGQYFRLVWPEINSVVGVDIDVSAIGAARDSGVYSAVYNTPALDMSFSPESFASVFANCSLEHMDNVDIVLNKIWDVLVPNGLFLLSVTTDKFLEWTTLPQLMKVVQDSDVAAHLLDSYKAYHHLVSAFPPNIWANILRKAGFEIVEHVPIVPELLGRSNLFLDTLWHVPIADGSEFGSVLEPYFRGLNNFPDELGRIIRALLAMETNWPVGSGAVFLVRKQGAKR; encoded by the coding sequence ATGCTATTAGATGAAACAAAACTATTAACTGTGGACTCAATAATGAATGGATATGATCTTGTCAGCAAGCTTTATCCGTTCATACCATCGATGTCTATTTGGCGAGCTTGCGAATACGCTGCTTATAAGCGGTACTCACTCCCAGAGCCAATTCTGGATGTCGGTTGTGGTGACGGACAGTATTTCCGGCTTGTTTGGCCGGAAATAAATAGTGTCGTTGGCGTTGATATCGATGTTTCGGCAATCGGCGCAGCGAGAGATTCTGGTGTATACAGTGCAGTTTATAACACTCCGGCTCTGGACATGTCATTTTCTCCAGAATCATTCGCATCGGTCTTTGCTAATTGTTCCTTGGAGCATATGGATAATGTTGACATAGTACTAAATAAAATATGGGACGTTTTAGTCCCTAACGGACTGTTCCTGCTCAGTGTCACTACTGATAAATTTTTGGAATGGACAACTCTGCCGCAGTTGATGAAGGTGGTCCAGGATAGTGACGTTGCAGCCCATTTGCTTGATAGCTATAAAGCATATCATCATTTGGTAAGCGCATTTCCACCTAACATATGGGCAAATATTCTAAGAAAAGCCGGATTCGAAATTGTTGAACATGTTCCTATTGTTCCGGAACTGCTTGGGAGGTCAAATCTCTTTCTTGATACTCTTTGGCATGTGCCGATTGCTGATGGTAGCGAGTTTGGATCTGTTTTAGAGCCTTATTTCAGAGGCCTTAATAATTTCCCAGATGAGTTGGGCCGCATAATTCGCGCACTTCTTGCGATGGAAACAAACTGGCCTGTAGGTAGTGGTGCTGTCTTCTTAGTCCGAAAGCAAGGGGCGAAACGTTGA
- a CDS encoding radical SAM/SPASM domain-containing protein — MVANNMTSLIVHEIMRVTGLSSSIADYIGFNGRYRPAMLICETVNICNNNCIVCAYSYMKRTKTTMSCDLFDKVLKSYSEMGGGCLSLTPVVGDVLLDKYLIDRIKIARKYENITSISFTTNAIMAGDLPVSSIKYITNNVNKIMISIYGIDQEEYKLMTRTDNYHKMVDGVNRILSSVEDCSKIELGFRLLKNRSDHDFDNWIINNLKSKNIKHHKVTKYANWNILDTSTKLPFDAEWLDNKFVIDHCLIPVIALQVFSNGDISYCPCDDYDRVPEFHLGNIVNMSLLDMCNSEKYHKLIDLNSAVPRYCRKCTFHMPMSSINEHKHALNDPVSFIGG; from the coding sequence ATGGTAGCAAATAACATGACATCATTAATAGTGCACGAAATAATGAGAGTAACGGGGTTGTCCTCATCAATAGCCGATTATATTGGATTTAATGGCAGATATAGACCTGCTATGTTGATATGCGAGACCGTTAATATATGCAATAACAATTGCATAGTCTGTGCTTATTCTTATATGAAAAGAACTAAAACTACTATGTCGTGTGATCTATTTGACAAAGTACTTAAAAGCTATAGCGAAATGGGTGGTGGTTGTCTTTCTTTAACACCGGTTGTTGGTGACGTGTTACTTGATAAGTATTTAATTGACAGAATAAAAATCGCAAGAAAATACGAAAACATAACGTCTATTAGTTTTACGACCAATGCGATTATGGCTGGTGATTTACCTGTTAGTTCAATTAAATATATAACAAATAATGTTAATAAAATAATGATATCAATATATGGAATTGACCAAGAAGAATACAAGTTAATGACTAGAACAGATAATTATCATAAAATGGTTGACGGCGTAAACAGAATATTGTCCTCTGTCGAAGATTGTTCAAAAATAGAACTGGGTTTTAGATTATTGAAAAACAGGTCAGATCATGATTTTGATAATTGGATAATTAATAACTTGAAGTCCAAAAATATAAAACATCATAAAGTAACAAAATATGCCAATTGGAACATTCTGGACACCTCAACTAAATTGCCGTTTGATGCAGAATGGTTGGACAACAAATTCGTCATAGATCATTGCTTGATACCAGTGATAGCCCTGCAGGTTTTTTCCAATGGTGATATTTCTTATTGCCCATGTGATGATTACGATAGAGTTCCTGAATTTCATCTGGGTAATATAGTTAATATGTCATTGCTAGATATGTGTAATAGTGAAAAGTACCATAAATTGATTGATCTTAACTCTGCTGTTCCCCGATATTGCCGTAAGTGCACTTTTCATATGCCAATGTCTTCTATAAACGAACACAAACACGCACTAAATGATCCAGTCAGTTTTATAGGTGGGTAA
- a CDS encoding sulfotransferase domain-containing protein — translation MKIKMTGNDHGVGKIIVVEYPKSGGTWLVSMLAHSLNLPRRDIYISENIAENGYDASKHPWYTDASSLGLPDSCIIKSHDFPDSARHRIPAKFVHLIRDGRDVIVSKYFFEKDFCVKNGIIDDFNIPFDDYVDMVSKEWSAFVESWLETDTVAFKYEELIVDAFSVLKDIYGHINVSQDDDSIIKGVNAFTKENMKKELGKAYKHNTFVRKGVVGDWRNYFTDRHVDVFKKNAGELLISLEYEENNKW, via the coding sequence ATGAAAATAAAAATGACTGGTAATGACCATGGTGTCGGCAAAATAATAGTCGTGGAATATCCGAAGTCCGGCGGTACATGGCTTGTCAGTATGCTCGCCCATAGTCTCAATCTGCCGAGAAGAGACATTTACATATCAGAAAATATAGCTGAAAATGGATATGATGCGAGTAAGCACCCTTGGTATACTGATGCAAGTTCTCTAGGTTTGCCTGACTCATGTATTATCAAAAGTCATGACTTTCCGGATTCTGCCCGGCATAGGATTCCTGCAAAGTTTGTACATTTAATACGAGATGGCCGAGATGTCATTGTTTCAAAATACTTCTTTGAAAAGGATTTTTGCGTAAAAAATGGCATTATTGATGATTTTAACATTCCGTTTGATGATTACGTCGATATGGTTTCAAAGGAATGGTCAGCTTTTGTTGAGAGTTGGCTGGAAACCGACACTGTAGCATTCAAGTATGAAGAATTAATAGTTGATGCTTTTTCTGTATTAAAAGATATCTACGGGCATATTAATGTTTCGCAAGACGATGATTCAATAATAAAAGGCGTTAATGCATTTACAAAAGAAAACATGAAAAAAGAACTAGGTAAAGCATATAAACATAATACTTTCGTAAGAAAAGGGGTTGTTGGTGACTGGCGAAATTATTTTACTGATAGGCATGTAGATGTCTTTAAAAAGAATGCCGGTGAATTGCTTATTTCTTTGGAATATGAAGAAAACAATAAATGGTAG
- a CDS encoding ATP-binding cassette domain-containing protein translates to MSNDIAISVQNLTKIYKLYDTPLDRLKESVNPFGKKYHKDFYALNDVSFEIKKGETVGIIGKNGSGKSTLLKIITGVLTPTSGNVTVNGKISALLELGAGFNPELTGIENIYFNGTLMGYTREEMDARLDDILSFADIGTFVNQPVKSYSSGMFVRLAFSVATIVEPQILIVDEALSVGDVFFQQKCYRKLEDLRDKGVSILFVTHGMGDVVQFCQRALLLNDNRVEYFGKSPEAVKRYLLVQQHERLANYVDNVSQTFIHPDGEGDTNDVTFYWPHVSQFSDITKVDVVSNGIACCSGVALCNENGVATKLFYQGSTLSIFCEFMLNEAIEIPIGGFIIKNERNVVVHGKNLLHYDNLVLPEYVPQGEWVRIRFDVVLDIAPGEYTIDMGLSALSKKDYDDRLYSHPSNTQAKTLRLCHLSAVGGFTVVQKPLQDGHSASLHAGICNMPGNAGTTVHRKGNYVRLPEETRTQMPTILHVTHWKAGSQWIKKILKEAVPDLYVDSKLGIAHFLNEPIGEGMVYPTVYVTKEQFESVKLPVLWRRFVIIRDLRDTLISGYFSLKVSHGVLSSTIANYRDNLVSMSLEEGLIYLIDEWLYLSANIQKSWLDAGEDLIRYEDLLKDDVAILQKVLIEKCLLSVKPELLEQVIIKNRFEKLTGGRKIGVEDITAHERKGVAGDWQNYFTPKVKEYFKLKYGELLLETGYENKNDW, encoded by the coding sequence ATGAGCAACGACATCGCAATATCCGTCCAAAACCTCACAAAGATCTACAAACTCTACGACACCCCCCTTGATCGTCTGAAAGAGTCTGTTAACCCCTTCGGCAAAAAGTATCACAAAGACTTTTATGCGCTCAATGACGTGAGTTTTGAGATAAAGAAGGGCGAGACTGTCGGGATCATCGGCAAGAACGGTTCCGGCAAATCTACGCTGTTGAAGATCATCACCGGCGTTTTGACCCCGACGAGCGGCAATGTGACGGTCAATGGCAAGATTTCTGCATTGCTGGAGCTTGGCGCGGGGTTTAATCCCGAGTTGACCGGTATTGAGAACATCTATTTCAACGGTACCTTGATGGGTTACACCAGGGAGGAGATGGATGCAAGGCTGGATGATATTCTCTCTTTTGCTGATATTGGTACATTTGTTAACCAACCGGTAAAGAGTTATTCAAGCGGAATGTTTGTCAGGCTTGCATTTTCAGTTGCAACAATTGTTGAACCCCAAATTTTGATTGTTGATGAAGCTTTATCGGTTGGGGACGTATTTTTCCAGCAAAAATGCTATAGAAAACTGGAAGATTTAAGAGATAAGGGTGTCTCTATTCTTTTTGTTACACATGGTATGGGGGACGTAGTCCAGTTCTGTCAACGGGCATTATTGCTCAACGATAATAGAGTGGAGTATTTCGGTAAATCACCAGAAGCCGTTAAGCGCTATCTCCTTGTTCAACAGCATGAGCGGTTAGCAAATTATGTGGATAATGTTTCCCAAACATTTATACACCCCGATGGAGAGGGTGATACCAACGATGTGACTTTTTACTGGCCCCACGTGAGCCAATTTTCTGATATTACCAAGGTTGATGTAGTATCAAATGGTATTGCCTGTTGCTCAGGAGTCGCTCTGTGTAACGAAAACGGTGTAGCTACAAAGTTGTTCTACCAGGGAAGTACTTTAAGCATTTTTTGCGAATTTATGTTGAACGAGGCGATTGAGATCCCAATCGGTGGTTTTATCATAAAGAATGAAAGGAATGTCGTGGTGCACGGAAAGAATCTATTGCACTATGACAACTTGGTACTACCAGAATATGTCCCTCAAGGGGAATGGGTGCGCATCAGATTTGATGTGGTGTTGGACATTGCTCCAGGGGAGTACACCATTGACATGGGCTTGTCAGCATTAAGCAAGAAAGATTATGACGATAGGCTTTATTCTCATCCTTCGAATACTCAAGCAAAAACATTGCGCCTATGTCATCTATCGGCAGTAGGCGGTTTTACAGTGGTTCAAAAGCCTCTGCAAGATGGGCACAGTGCTAGTTTGCACGCGGGTATATGTAATATGCCTGGAAATGCAGGCACAACGGTTCACCGTAAAGGCAACTATGTGCGACTACCGGAAGAAACGAGGACTCAAATGCCGACGATACTCCATGTAACACATTGGAAAGCTGGGTCACAATGGATTAAGAAGATTCTCAAGGAAGCGGTTCCCGATTTGTACGTTGATTCAAAGCTTGGGATAGCTCATTTCTTGAACGAGCCAATTGGAGAGGGTATGGTTTACCCAACTGTTTACGTAACAAAGGAGCAGTTTGAGAGCGTTAAGCTTCCTGTTTTGTGGCGTCGTTTTGTCATTATACGTGATCTCCGAGACACCTTGATCTCTGGTTATTTCAGTCTTAAGGTTAGCCATGGTGTGTTATCATCAACCATTGCAAATTACAGGGATAACCTAGTTTCTATGAGTTTGGAAGAGGGGTTGATTTATCTGATTGATGAATGGCTTTATTTAAGTGCAAATATTCAGAAATCCTGGCTTGATGCAGGAGAGGATCTTATTAGATATGAAGACCTGCTGAAGGATGATGTGGCAATACTTCAAAAAGTTTTGATTGAAAAATGTCTACTTTCAGTGAAACCTGAATTGTTGGAGCAGGTTATTATTAAAAATAGATTCGAAAAATTAACAGGTGGTAGAAAAATCGGAGTTGAAGATATAACCGCCCATGAAAGGAAGGGAGTTGCAGGTGATTGGCAAAACTACTTTACTCCAAAAGTTAAAGAATATTTTAAGCTTAAATATGGTGAATTACTCCTTGAGACAGGATATGAAAATAAAAATGACTGGTAA
- a CDS encoding type II toxin-antitoxin system PemK/MazF family toxin, translating to MNFSKGDIILLPYPFTDLKTTKVRPAVIVASGQGKYADLFLVPITSKTGNLCNGEFVLEDSKAAGLNVESAIKRGCVLVDIALIRRKVGSISKKDLQRLNASLKAWLEL from the coding sequence ATGAACTTCTCTAAAGGAGATATAATTCTACTCCCCTATCCTTTTACCGATTTGAAGACTACCAAGGTCAGGCCGGCGGTTATCGTCGCCTCAGGCCAGGGGAAATATGCGGATCTATTCCTTGTCCCGATCACCAGCAAGACCGGTAATCTTTGTAATGGAGAATTCGTACTCGAAGATTCGAAGGCGGCCGGGTTGAATGTAGAATCAGCGATAAAGCGAGGATGTGTTCTCGTTGATATTGCATTGATAAGGCGGAAGGTCGGTAGCATTTCAAAAAAAGACTTGCAGAGACTCAATGCCTCACTAAAGGCGTGGCTGGAATTGTAA
- a CDS encoding DUF2281 domain-containing protein: MPGTTSIKKPISAVGSIDRQISSLPPAARREALDFIEFLAQKYQKERGASTASDKQYWQLLSERSLKKVWDNEEDDIYNELL; encoded by the coding sequence ATGCCTGGAACGACAAGCATCAAAAAACCAATATCGGCAGTGGGCAGTATTGACAGGCAGATTAGTTCTCTTCCTCCGGCTGCCCGCAGGGAAGCGCTGGACTTTATCGAGTTTCTTGCTCAGAAGTACCAGAAGGAAAGGGGTGCTTCCACCGCTTCCGATAAACAGTACTGGCAACTCTTGAGCGAAAGATCTCTGAAAAAAGTTTGGGATAACGAAGAGGATGATATCTACAATGAACTTCTCTAA
- a CDS encoding four helix bundle protein, with product MNNEGMKTHKDLHVWQKAMDLVVDVYEITYRLPQSELYGLTSQIRRSAVSIPSNIAEGAGRNYGKEFIQFLYIALGSIAELETQLLLVQRLKFIETIQLEKLYDVKKMLLGLIKSVKAVRSEK from the coding sequence ATGAACAATGAAGGGATGAAGACTCATAAGGATCTCCATGTTTGGCAGAAAGCCATGGACCTTGTTGTAGATGTCTATGAAATAACTTACCGACTCCCCCAGTCTGAGCTCTATGGCTTGACGAGTCAGATTCGAAGGTCCGCCGTTTCAATCCCTTCCAATATTGCTGAAGGTGCGGGGCGTAATTATGGTAAGGAGTTCATTCAGTTTCTCTATATTGCCCTCGGGTCTATTGCTGAACTTGAGACCCAACTTCTTCTTGTTCAAAGACTGAAATTTATAGAGACAATCCAGCTTGAAAAATTGTATGATGTTAAGAAAATGCTGCTGGGATTGATCAAATCGGTAAAAGCCGTGAGAAGTGAGAAGTGA